From the Aggregicoccus sp. 17bor-14 genome, one window contains:
- a CDS encoding CsgG/HfaB family protein codes for MSMRAGTGLLCCLLWASSAGAQQPPLPLPPPPAGTQPRASAEAKPRLLVTDLSAQGVSAQEAAALTDAVVQSLTERNLFEVLSRRDVETLLTAERQRQLLGTCDARAEACAQDVGGALGARYVLSGSLSKLGPTYELSLQVLDTVKGRPVGRSTRLARELSTLRQLVPYTVAEASGAPLPPPASRVLPYSLLGAGSAALLGGGVYGLIALSRQKVLNDELCPEGPVNGTCQGRNLRELDYYRQENSRLGRDKTLALVAMGAGAGLLAAGFLLMPPPEGGPRIALVPTGRGFALAGVLP; via the coding sequence GTGTCGATGCGTGCCGGGACAGGACTGCTGTGTTGCCTGCTGTGGGCCTCGAGTGCAGGAGCGCAGCAGCCGCCGCTGCCGCTGCCGCCGCCACCCGCAGGCACCCAGCCGCGCGCGAGCGCGGAGGCAAAGCCGCGCCTGCTCGTCACCGACCTCAGTGCACAGGGCGTCTCCGCGCAGGAGGCCGCCGCGCTGACGGACGCCGTCGTGCAGAGCCTCACCGAGCGCAACCTCTTCGAGGTGCTCAGCCGCCGCGACGTGGAGACGCTGCTCACGGCCGAGCGCCAGCGGCAGCTGCTGGGCACCTGTGACGCGCGCGCGGAGGCCTGCGCGCAGGACGTGGGCGGGGCGCTGGGCGCGCGCTACGTGCTGAGCGGCTCCTTGAGCAAGCTGGGCCCCACCTACGAGCTCAGCCTCCAGGTCCTCGACACGGTGAAGGGGCGCCCGGTGGGGCGCAGCACGCGGCTCGCGCGCGAGCTCTCCACGCTGCGCCAGCTGGTGCCCTACACGGTGGCCGAGGCGAGCGGCGCGCCCCTGCCGCCGCCGGCGAGCCGGGTGCTGCCCTACAGCCTGCTGGGGGCGGGGAGCGCGGCGCTCTTGGGCGGCGGCGTGTACGGGCTCATCGCGCTCAGCCGCCAGAAGGTGCTCAACGACGAGCTGTGCCCGGAGGGCCCGGTGAACGGGACCTGCCAGGGCCGCAACCTGCGCGAGCTGGACTACTACCGGCAGGAGAACAGCCGGCTCGGGCGCGACAAGACGCTCGCGCTGGTGGCGATGGGCGCGGGCGCGGGGCTGCTCGCGGCGGGCTTCCTGCTCATGCCGCCGCCCGAAGGCGGACCGCGCATCGCGCTGGTGCCCACGGGACGCGGCTTCGCCCTGGCGGGGGTGCTGCCGTGA
- a CDS encoding ATP-binding protein — protein MSLRTRLLLAQAPLALALALVGLLAVLTLRSVGESGMQILADNYRSLLALQRMQEALERIDSGVLLLAAGERERGLGQVSRFRQRFEQELRVQEGNLTEPGEREATAQLRARWGRCQQELEAAVAAEDPRAVRVQYLRATEPALRALESAAAQVLALNQDAMVRKSERQRQQSERANALALGGVLAALALGLGTGVALTRRALQPVTLLGEAVRRLGQGDLDARAQPTGGGELAQLAAEFNAMADSLRRYRESSLGELLQAQAASQAAIDSLPDPVLVFGVDQRLLNLNGAAERLLGPGVEGAPDPLARAAPELREVLERVRRHVLEGRGPFLPRGYEEAVRVEGGEGPSYFLPRGSPVHAERAGIIGATVILQDVTRLKRFDALKNDLVATVAHEFRTPLTSLRMAIHLCAEGAAGPVSGKQEELLFAAREDCERLQTLVDDLLDLQRIQEGRLAMQRRQVGTDELLELGVGPHRMSAEQKGLVLRTSVAAGVGLLEVDPERLGLVLSNLVSNAVRHSAPGGRVEVGVRQEAGRVRFEVRDEGPGVAPEHQRRVFEKFYRVPGAPGGGAGLGLSIVREIVEAHEGEVGLETEPGQGACFWFDVPAVPPSPREGRDERGRA, from the coding sequence ATGAGCCTGCGCACCCGGCTGCTGCTCGCGCAGGCTCCGCTCGCGCTGGCGCTCGCGCTGGTGGGGCTGCTCGCCGTGCTCACGCTTCGCAGCGTGGGCGAGAGCGGGATGCAGATCCTCGCGGACAACTACCGCAGCCTGCTCGCGCTGCAGCGCATGCAGGAGGCGCTCGAGCGCATCGACAGCGGGGTGCTGCTGCTCGCGGCGGGCGAGCGCGAGCGGGGGCTCGGGCAGGTCTCCCGCTTCCGGCAGCGCTTCGAGCAGGAGCTGCGGGTGCAGGAGGGAAACCTCACGGAGCCCGGCGAGCGGGAGGCGACGGCGCAGCTGCGCGCGCGCTGGGGCCGGTGCCAGCAGGAGCTGGAGGCGGCCGTCGCAGCGGAGGACCCACGGGCGGTGCGAGTGCAGTACCTGCGCGCGACGGAGCCCGCGCTGCGCGCGCTCGAGAGCGCGGCGGCGCAGGTGCTGGCGCTGAACCAGGATGCGATGGTGCGCAAGAGCGAGCGGCAGCGGCAGCAGAGCGAGCGCGCGAACGCGCTCGCGCTGGGGGGCGTGCTCGCGGCGCTCGCGCTGGGGCTGGGAACGGGGGTGGCGCTCACGCGCCGCGCGCTGCAGCCGGTGACGCTGCTGGGCGAGGCGGTGCGCCGGCTGGGGCAGGGGGACCTGGATGCGCGCGCGCAGCCCACCGGGGGAGGGGAGCTCGCGCAGCTCGCGGCGGAGTTCAACGCCATGGCGGACTCGCTGAGGCGCTATCGCGAGAGCTCGCTGGGGGAGCTGCTGCAGGCGCAGGCGGCGTCGCAGGCGGCGATCGACAGCCTGCCGGATCCGGTGCTGGTGTTCGGCGTGGACCAGCGGCTGCTCAACCTGAACGGCGCGGCGGAGCGGCTGCTGGGGCCCGGCGTGGAGGGAGCGCCAGACCCGCTCGCGCGCGCGGCGCCCGAGCTGCGCGAGGTGCTGGAGCGGGTGCGCCGGCACGTGCTGGAGGGCCGGGGGCCCTTCCTCCCGCGCGGCTACGAGGAGGCGGTGCGGGTGGAGGGCGGCGAGGGCCCCAGCTACTTCCTGCCGCGCGGCTCGCCCGTGCATGCGGAGCGCGCGGGCATCATCGGGGCCACCGTCATCCTGCAGGACGTGACGCGCCTCAAGCGCTTCGACGCGCTGAAGAACGACCTGGTGGCCACGGTGGCGCACGAGTTCCGCACGCCGCTCACGAGCCTGCGCATGGCCATCCACCTGTGCGCGGAAGGGGCTGCGGGGCCGGTGAGCGGGAAGCAGGAGGAGCTGCTCTTCGCGGCGCGCGAGGACTGCGAGCGCCTGCAGACCCTGGTGGACGACCTCCTGGACCTGCAGCGCATCCAGGAGGGCCGGCTCGCCATGCAGCGGCGGCAGGTGGGCACGGACGAACTGCTGGAGCTGGGCGTGGGACCGCACCGCATGTCTGCGGAGCAGAAGGGGCTCGTGCTCCGCACCTCCGTCGCGGCCGGGGTGGGGTTGCTGGAGGTGGACCCCGAGCGACTGGGGCTGGTGCTCAGCAACCTGGTCTCCAACGCCGTGCGCCACAGTGCTCCCGGAGGGCGCGTGGAGGTGGGCGTGCGGCAGGAGGCGGGGCGGGTGCGCTTCGAGGTGCGGGACGAGGGGCCGGGCGTGGCGCCCGAGCACCAGCGCCGGGTCTTCGAGAAGTTCTACCGGGTGCCGGGTGCGCCGGGGGGCGGGGCAGGGCTGGGCCTGTCCATCGTGCGCGAGATCGTGGAGGCGCACGAGGGGGAGGTGGGGCTCGAGACCGAGCCGGGGCAGGGGGCGTGCTTCTGGTTCGACGTCCCTGCGGTCCCCCCTTCCCCACGGGAGGGCAGGGACGAGAGGGGCAGGGCCTGA
- a CDS encoding APC family permease, giving the protein MPTHPGEPARSAPPPPLPPAPGAAPALPRPRGWRRRLLGGARSVQDPGVFHHVSLVAFLAWVGLGADGLSSSAYGPEEAFKALGAHTYLAVGLALATAFTVFVISYGYSRIIEQFPFGGGGYVVATRLLGAGAGVVSGSALIVDYVLTITISVAAGADALFSLGPHLGAWKLPAVFAVIALLVLMNLRGVKESVTVLTPIFLAFLVGHAVLIAGAVLGRLSELPALAAEVRSGYAEGLGTLGGVGMLALFLRAYSLGGGTYTGIEAVSNGLAIMREPKVHTGKRTMLLMAVSLALTAAGITLAYLLLRVSPVEGKTMNAVLAERFAAGLPLHAGGGAVGHAFVLLILVSEALLLFVAAQAGFIDGPRVMANMASDSWLPHRFSQLSDRLVTQNGVLLMGGASLAALLYTRGDVGHLVVLYSINVFVTFSLSQAAMCRFWLRGRRRHADWKRHIAVHVVGLMLCLGILGVTVYEKFGQGGWVTLALTGLLVALCFLIRAHYRGVRRNLRRLDEILPALPREASGEARALEPLAPTAVLLVGEYAGLGVHQLLAVERLFPRHFRNYVFVSVGVVDSASFKDVEEVEEVRQRTQAALARYVALARRLGFAADARMGVGTETVAEAERLCREVARVYPRSVFFAGKLVFQREKWFQGLLHNETGYALQRRLQFAGLDAMVLPVRVLGTAA; this is encoded by the coding sequence ATGCCGACACACCCGGGCGAGCCTGCGCGCAGTGCGCCGCCGCCTCCCCTGCCTCCTGCCCCCGGCGCAGCGCCCGCGCTCCCGCGGCCGCGTGGCTGGCGCAGGCGGCTGCTCGGGGGGGCGCGCAGCGTGCAGGACCCGGGCGTGTTCCACCACGTCTCGCTCGTCGCCTTCCTCGCCTGGGTGGGGCTGGGCGCAGACGGCCTCTCCTCCTCGGCCTACGGGCCGGAGGAGGCCTTCAAGGCCCTGGGCGCCCACACGTACCTCGCGGTGGGGCTCGCGCTGGCCACGGCCTTCACCGTCTTCGTCATCTCCTACGGCTACAGCCGCATCATCGAGCAGTTCCCCTTCGGCGGCGGGGGCTACGTGGTGGCCACCCGGCTGCTCGGCGCGGGGGCAGGCGTGGTGAGCGGCAGCGCGCTCATCGTCGACTACGTGCTCACCATCACCATCTCCGTGGCGGCGGGTGCGGACGCGCTCTTCAGCCTGGGGCCGCACCTGGGCGCGTGGAAGCTGCCGGCGGTGTTCGCGGTCATCGCCCTGCTGGTGCTGATGAACCTGCGCGGGGTGAAGGAGAGCGTCACCGTGCTCACCCCCATCTTCCTCGCCTTCCTGGTGGGCCACGCGGTGCTCATCGCGGGCGCGGTGCTGGGGCGCCTCTCCGAGCTGCCCGCGCTCGCCGCCGAGGTGCGCAGCGGCTACGCCGAGGGGCTGGGGACGCTGGGCGGGGTGGGCATGCTCGCGCTGTTCCTGCGCGCCTACTCGCTGGGCGGCGGCACGTACACGGGCATCGAGGCGGTCTCCAACGGCCTCGCCATCATGCGCGAGCCGAAGGTGCACACCGGCAAGCGCACCATGCTGCTCATGGCGGTGAGCCTCGCGCTCACGGCCGCGGGCATCACGCTGGCCTACCTGCTGCTGCGCGTCTCACCGGTGGAGGGCAAGACGATGAACGCGGTGCTGGCCGAGCGCTTCGCGGCGGGCCTGCCCCTGCACGCCGGCGGGGGCGCGGTGGGGCACGCCTTCGTGCTGCTCATCCTCGTCTCCGAGGCGCTGCTGCTCTTCGTCGCCGCGCAGGCCGGCTTCATCGATGGGCCGCGCGTGATGGCCAACATGGCGAGCGACTCGTGGCTGCCCCACCGCTTCTCCCAGCTGTCCGACCGGCTCGTCACCCAGAACGGGGTGCTGCTCATGGGCGGGGCCTCGCTCGCGGCGCTGCTGTACACGCGCGGCGACGTGGGGCACCTGGTGGTCCTCTACTCCATCAACGTGTTCGTCACCTTCAGCCTCTCGCAGGCGGCCATGTGCCGCTTCTGGCTGCGCGGGCGGCGGCGGCACGCGGACTGGAAGCGGCACATCGCCGTGCACGTGGTGGGCCTGATGCTGTGCCTCGGCATCCTCGGCGTCACCGTGTACGAGAAGTTCGGGCAGGGCGGCTGGGTGACGCTGGCGCTCACCGGGCTCCTCGTGGCGCTGTGCTTCCTCATCCGCGCGCACTATCGCGGGGTGCGCCGCAACCTGCGGCGCCTGGACGAGATCCTCCCCGCGCTCCCGCGGGAGGCCTCCGGGGAGGCTCGCGCGCTGGAGCCGCTCGCGCCCACGGCGGTGCTCCTGGTGGGGGAGTACGCGGGGCTGGGGGTGCACCAGTTGCTCGCGGTGGAGCGGCTCTTTCCACGGCACTTCCGCAACTACGTCTTCGTCTCGGTGGGGGTGGTGGACTCGGCCAGCTTCAAGGACGTGGAGGAGGTGGAGGAGGTGCGCCAGCGCACGCAGGCCGCGCTCGCGCGCTACGTCGCGCTCGCGCGGCGGCTGGGCTTCGCCGCGGACGCGCGCATGGGCGTGGGCACGGAGACGGTGGCCGAGGCGGAGCGGCTGTGCCGCGAGGTGGCCAGGGTCTACCCCCGCTCGGTCTTCTTCGCGGGCAAGCTCGTCTTCCAGCGCGAGAAGTGGTTCCAGGGCCTGCTGCACAACGAGACGGGGTACGCGCTGCAGCGCCGTCTGCAGTTCGCGGGCCTGGACGCCATGGTGCTGCCCGTGCGGGTGCTCGGGACTGCAGCGTAG
- a CDS encoding sigma-54 dependent transcriptional regulator, with amino-acid sequence MDLPAPRSDVLPPPRPLRVLVVDDERNIRSTLRLCLESLGCEVREAAGPEAALAALAQAPVDLCFLDLRLGTASGMELLPRLLAEDASLDVVLITAYASFDTAVEAVRRGARDFIAKPFTPAQVRHVVARTSERRDLARERESLQAQLAEVSPEALLDTRAPAMRAALALVSRAATSDAAVLLRGESGTGKGVVARALHALSARRSRPFVTVNCPTLSEQLLASELFGHARGAFTGAVRDQPGRVEQAEGGTLFLDEVTEMSPALQAQLLRFLQDKQFERLGEGRTRHADVRVVAATNRDLDPAVATGRFREDLLYRLNVVEVTLPPLRERAEDILPLARRFLAFFARAAQRRPPELSAATEALLRAYPWPGNVRELRNALERALIVWPADVLEPQAFPERISAAGGHGVVLGGPHTLEQVEREHLLRVVGSRPSLDEAARVLGIDASTLWRKRKKYEAE; translated from the coding sequence ATGGACCTGCCCGCCCCCCGCTCCGACGTCCTCCCGCCGCCTCGCCCCCTGCGCGTGCTGGTGGTGGACGACGAGCGCAACATCCGCAGCACCCTGCGCCTGTGCCTCGAGAGCCTCGGCTGCGAGGTGCGCGAGGCGGCGGGCCCCGAGGCGGCGCTGGCCGCGCTCGCGCAGGCGCCCGTGGACCTGTGCTTCCTCGACCTGCGGCTGGGCACCGCGAGCGGCATGGAGCTGCTGCCCCGGCTGCTCGCCGAGGACGCCTCGCTGGACGTGGTGCTCATCACCGCCTACGCGAGCTTCGACACGGCGGTGGAGGCCGTGCGCCGCGGCGCGCGCGACTTCATCGCCAAGCCCTTCACCCCCGCGCAGGTGCGCCACGTGGTGGCGCGCACCAGCGAGCGACGCGACCTGGCGCGCGAGCGCGAGTCCCTCCAGGCGCAGCTGGCCGAGGTGAGCCCCGAGGCCCTGCTGGACACGCGGGCCCCGGCCATGCGCGCCGCGCTCGCGCTCGTCTCGCGCGCGGCGACCTCCGATGCCGCGGTGCTGCTGCGCGGCGAGAGCGGCACCGGCAAGGGCGTGGTGGCGCGCGCGCTGCACGCGCTCTCCGCGCGCCGCAGCCGCCCCTTCGTCACGGTGAACTGCCCCACGCTCTCCGAGCAGCTGCTCGCCAGCGAGCTGTTCGGCCACGCGCGCGGCGCCTTCACCGGCGCGGTGAGGGACCAGCCGGGCCGCGTGGAGCAGGCGGAGGGCGGCACCCTCTTCCTCGACGAGGTCACGGAGATGAGCCCCGCGCTGCAGGCGCAGCTCTTGCGCTTCCTGCAGGACAAGCAGTTCGAGCGGCTGGGCGAGGGGCGCACCCGCCATGCCGACGTGCGCGTGGTGGCGGCCACGAACCGCGACCTGGACCCGGCCGTGGCCACCGGGCGCTTCCGCGAGGACCTGCTCTACCGGCTGAACGTGGTGGAGGTGACGCTGCCGCCCCTGCGCGAGCGCGCCGAGGACATCCTCCCGCTCGCGCGCCGCTTCCTCGCCTTCTTCGCGCGCGCTGCCCAGCGCCGCCCGCCCGAGCTCTCGGCCGCCACCGAGGCGCTGCTGCGCGCCTACCCGTGGCCCGGCAACGTGCGCGAGCTACGCAACGCGCTGGAGCGCGCGCTCATCGTCTGGCCCGCGGACGTGCTCGAGCCCCAGGCCTTCCCCGAGCGCATCTCGGCGGCCGGGGGCCACGGCGTAGTGCTCGGCGGGCCGCACACGCTGGAGCAGGTGGAGCGCGAGCACCTGCTGCGCGTGGTGGGCAGCCGCCCGAGCCTCGACGAGGCCGCGCGGGTGCTCGGCATCGATGCGTCCACGCTGTGGCGCAAGCGCAAGAAGTACGAGGCGGAGTGA